Proteins found in one Brachypodium distachyon strain Bd21 chromosome 5, Brachypodium_distachyon_v3.0, whole genome shotgun sequence genomic segment:
- the LOC100843841 gene encoding GDT1-like protein 2, chloroplastic, which translates to ILTVRCRFLSWLKLIRHDVRVQSSNVNIGAGSYQGDEAGSHGEQLDNSGTKSSNEPTIPFSGYYLQAISAVLLLCALASAFIVFFKGQPSAVVAMLAKSGFTAAFTLIFVSEIGDKTFFIAALLAMQYQKALVLLGSMAALSLMTIVSVVIGRIFQSVPALFQTTLPIGEYAAVALLAFFGFKSIKDAWALPDNANGDLEEKSESGELAEAEELVKEKVSQKLTSPLAVLWKSFSLVFFAEWRDRSMLATIALGAAQVCLLLLRNSACF; encoded by the exons ATTTTAACAGTAAGATGTAGGTTTTTATCATGGTTGAAGCTAATACGACATGACGTTAGAGTGCAATCATCCAATGTAAACATTGGAGCTGGGAGTTATCAAGGAGATGAAGCAGGTAGCCATGGGGAACAGTTGGATAATTCTGGTACCAAAAGTTCAAATGAACC AACGATACCATTTTCAGGGTATTACCTTCAAGCTATTTCTGCTGTGCTACTTCTGTGTGCTCTGGCATCTGCGTTTATTGTTTTCTTTAAAGGACAGCCGTCCGCTGTTGTGGCTATGCTAGCAAAGTCAGGTTTCACGGCAGCATTTACACTGATATTTGTATCGGAGATTGGAGATAAG ACATTTTTCATTGCTGCACTACTCGCTATGCAATATCAAAAAGCATTG GTTTTACTTGGGTCAATGGCTGCTCTTTCCCTCATGACTATCGTGAGTGTCGTGATTGGACGGATCTTTCAGTCTGTACCAGCACTGTTTCAAACAA CGTTGCCCATAGGAGAATATGCAGCAGTCGCACTCCTTGCATTTTTTGGTTTCAAATCGATTAAAGATGCATGGGCACTTCCAGATAATGCAAATGGGGATCTTGAGGAGAAATCTGAATCTGGTGAACTGGCTGAAGCTGAGGAGCTTGTTAAGGAAAAG GTTTCTCAGAAACTCACCAGTCCTCTTGCGGTTCTCTGGAAGTCCTTCagtcttgttttctttgcg GAGTGGCGAGATCGCTCTATGCTGGCTACAATTGCTTTGGGTGCTGCACAGGTCTGTTTACTACTACTTAGGAACAGCGCTTGCTTCTAG
- the LOC112269241 gene encoding uncharacterized protein LOC112269241 — protein sequence MELKRDEFRALVQGKMSVTEYLSKFTQLARYGRADIPTEADRTARFLKGLNPGLKDRLVSHDFPTFQHLVNKAILQENSRRELEEHRKRRAPQGHSGASSSRQKTSQHPGYRVQKPSRPSNNSAPRNMYKTPRAEVGGQHANTAANVCYKCGAEGHFARECPNGKAGLTPVKFNLDSATKTPAAGRGRGILQTPGSGSRILIQAGRGRVNHVTIEEAQEAPDVVIEYHEEEYVDGDYYGEPEE from the exons ATGGAGTTGAAGAGAGATGAATTTAGAGCTTTGGTTCAGGGAAAAATGTCTGTGACAGAATATTTGAGCAAGTTCACACAGTTGGCTCGCTATGGAAGGGCTGATATTCCAACCGAGGCAGATAGGACAGCAAGGTTTTTGAAGGGGTTGAACCCAGGGCTGAAGGACAGGCTAGTCTCCCATGACTTTCCCACTTTTCAGCATCTTGTCAACAAAGCTATCCTGCAGGAAAACTCTAGGAGAGAACTTGAGGAGCATCGCAAGCGCCGTGCACCACAAGGTCATTCTGGGGCAAGTAGCTCTCGCCAGAAAACAAGCCAGCATCCAGGCTATCGTGTGCAAAAACCTTCAAGGCCAAGCAACAACTCAGCACCTCGCAACATGTACAAGACTCCTAGAGCCGAAGTGGGAGGACAGCACGCTAACACCGCTGCGAATGTTTGCTACAAATGTGGGGCAGAAGGGCACTTCGCGAGGGAATGTCCTAACGGGAAGGCCGGGCTGACGCCAGTGAAGTTCAACTTGGATTCTGCCACAAAGACTCCAGCCGCAGGCCGAGGGCGCGGTATACTCCAAACACCGGGGAGTGGATCGCGTATACTAATTCAGGCAGGACGTGGTCGAGTCAACCATGTTACTATTGAGGAAGCTCAGGAGGCACCAGATGTCGTTATTG AGTACCATGAAGAAGAATACGTTGACGGCGACTACTACGGTGAACCTGAGGAGTGA